The region atgaaagtggacgaaaaaacaacgTGCCACTGGGGAGAGCCGCACCTACAACCACTGTTCGGCAATATGTAGTGCGTTCAGTAAAACGGAGTGCAGGAGTTCGAGTGCGAGGGcggtagtcatcatcatcatcagcctatattttatgtccactgcaggatgaaggcctctccctgcgatctccaattacccctgtattgcgctagcgtattccaacttgcgcctgcaaatttcttaacttcatcatcccatctgcttttctgccgacctcgactgtgcttccattctcttggtacccattctgtaaccctaatggtccatcggttatccatcctacgcattacatggcctgcccagctccatttcttctgcttaatgtcaactaaatatcggctatcccggtttgttctctgatccacaccgctctggtcctgtctcttaacgttagctgtaagatttttcgttccattgctctttgtgcggtccttaacttgttctcgagcttctttgttaacctccaagtttctgccccatatgttagcaccggtagaatgcaatgattgcacacttttcttttcaatggcagtggttagctcccagtcaggatttggcaatgcctgccgtatgcactccaacccacttttattcttctgtgaatttctttctcatgatcagggtcccctgtgagtaattgacctagacaaaagtaccccttcacagactctaggggctgactggcgatcctgaatccttgttcccttgccaggttattgaacattatctttgtcttctgcatattgccgcgacgctatctgcgCCCAACCatgctgacgacaaagacgacgacctcgagcttgcaagcgaggtgctagaaaggaagaagtttgaactgagcgctttgtcctcattgcctcaattaaataccgctcttcgatcttgtctccagtgagccgcgacactggtggaggtgctgggtatcgcatcctcgccgaatgattgggacgactcctgcgagtagccctgcatccagcccttcaagacatcatctacgcgtcgagacacctgtgcaccgcgcaagccgccgcctgcaaggtctgtgcccggaattcggtctcttgcaaggaagtttgtcagccaaagcaccgactcaggaaatggcgcttgcaagtacaacacaggtgactgttcagaacaatctagtccccaaaagcttccgcggtgacacgtatgaagacgccgaagactggctggaccagtacgaacgcgtggctagggtcaatcagtggcgtccggaccagaagctttccaatgtgtacttcACTCTTGACGGTAGCGCAAGGACGTGATTTCAAAGCCGCGAGGCACATTGGacaacgtgggacgaattttgccgtcggctaattgataccttcggaagcactgatcgccgagataatgcacaacgccttctcgagttgcgcattGAGAAACCCAAGGAAAGTGTCTctatgtttgtcgaggacatgtctcgtttgtttcgccgcgcggatcccaacatgcctgattcgaagaagctgagtcatctcatgcgcggcgtcaaagaacagctataggctccgtacagtgaacaggcggcgctgctgcgcagcagcggtggcgcgatgctcagcgtcgcatgtggcgggcggcgcgaaactgggaaggggggaagacagcgagatttcggaactacgtatacacgcctccgaaagccgcgcgtatatccgcgatccgtcTTCTTGTTTTGTGCgcgtgtgtacgtgaaagtacaagcgtggccctctgtgatgtcacaaatagtttttgcggggttcaggcctattaaaggaatagacgattactttcacggtgcagcgtcaaccagcggagacaagctctacgctgcttcgcatgttgcttgcgtgaaagaagtggacggcgtggacgttcacgcgaagtgccgttcgcaacagggaaagcaagtatacgacgtcagcCTTCACGCGAGTAAAGCTTACttttatactaaaattgaagtcactaaactggcaccctgaaaacgttgtagttgaccgatttttaatcgacgcctcactgttggcaatgtatgcctcatttcgctccggcgcgttgtacgccgcggcctatcatttgatgcccctgtcacactgttactttagattgtcatacagctcgatctggaccacgtgcagctacacgctcactcgtaggctgtcgtcagcacagtcatgtcgagtgagctaaacgattcggattgttggatcgtgtggcagtgaccatgctatcctcgttgacctcgtttgggacccagtcggagccacctgctgcgctgataaacgagatttattaactaggcgatcttaatttacatgacgcgaatgttcgtttttcatcatgtacaatgatcgaggctcattaggcccctttcacgagatacgatttcgcttgcgaattcctttccttgcatacgcgctttgcttttacaacgATACATcccaaatgtatatcacaagaaaaatcgcaccatgtgaaaccgcgcctctcaagcgccagcggccgaaacgaagatcgtcgaattagtgctcgccagcacaaaataggcttccttggcataaaatattacTCATCGCACacgccagtgctatgctgatcataccgaatgctaagacaacggcaagcagtcgtcaaatcagcaaagccgtgacaaatttcttttaaatgttcagcagctggccatggccgctggcgtcgcacaacgagctgtgaaacgcgcatgtgtagcacgctttacagaacaaaaccttctcacaaatatcaaagaagctgacttactttactctcctcacagctgcgatccatttctttcgccgttcggtctcataagacttgccaggaaacctgtacaactttatcccgggctggccttcgtggttgtgacagccctttacgcagcagtatcgccggttccacttgccttttttttcacctccgacgcttgccgatgaagcgcatgccattgcaccgtcgcaagacgtataaaaaaataaggaggcaggtgaacaaagcaaaacggcttcaaccgtggccgagacgaaatgtagcgcgcgggaaagaatactcatcgagccggccgagctgcggcgcccacttcccaacactgttgcgtcgctgcgccagatggcgccagagcagccgcaaactcgactgtacggagcctattcgctggtctcgtgcgaaacgcgcctacaacagtggaagaatttattaaggaagccacagcaattgagcgggcGCTCCAGTAGCGTAGCCGGCAATACGAACGCCTAACTAACGATGCACTTGCAGGAGCCGCAGTTCTGGCAGTGACCGACGAGACTTCGCTGCGTCAACTGANNNNNNNNNNNNNNNNNNNNNNNNNNNNNNNNNNNNNNNNNNNNNNNNNNNNNNNNNNNNNNNNNNNNNNNNNNNNNNNNNNNNNNNNNNNNNNNNNNNNTGAATCCATGTGCTATAGGTTTGCGAGGCAATTGTGAAATAATTGTCCAACGACGAGGAGACAAATGCATTTCTTCTACTTTATTGTGGACACCCCCTTTTCGATGATGCTGGTGAGTGACTGTTGCTGGGCTGTTGCAAGTGCAAGTTCTTGAGCTCTTTACTTCCTCTTACGCTCTCGTTTCTCGGCTCCTCAGCTTACTGTTCGGCAAGCTGACGCCTTGTGTCATCAAGCAAGTCAACTAGCTGGCCTTCGTTAATTAAAATTCCGCTCTTTTTCTCAGGCCAGCTTGTTGTCTTCGAGTTCCAGATGCCTCGACTCGAGCGAAAATTGCTTTTCTTTAATGGACAAGTCGTGCCGCATTATATTTTAAGGAATTCAAAATTTGCATCCTTCTCACTGCGTATTCTAGCTGtcatgtaaaaaagaaaaagaagcgttCACAAAAATGTAGTATGGAGTACCACAGGTGGGAAGCACATAAAGGAGAGTTAAAAACTGCGAATATGAGCAAACAACCcttaattttattttcattttagaAGCAAATTAAAAAGACAGTACTTCTTTACATCAAGAGGTTCATTCAGTTATCGAAAAGGACATACCACGTGGTGCATTGTTTCGTGCAGCAGGGTGGGACGTGGAAGGGTTCGCCTCAAGCTGGCCAGTATCAGTTCCCGTGTCTCCTATTTGGATGGACGAAGTAGCTGTGGTAGCGCCAACGAAGCGGGTCGAAGGCTGCTCAGCGATTACGGGAGGCTGTTCGTCCACACTCTGGGttcagttcagtttcagtttattatccattcaatacaatgattatgtaaacgaTACGGTGATGTATTCGAGATAGTCGCTTCTGGCGTCTTCGTTATTCAGAATTTCTTCAAAAAGCTGCGTGGCGGCATCTTCCTCATTGGTATCTTCCTATACAGTGACACGAGAAAGAAAATTGTGCCGAAGGAATTGATACCATGACAACGTTTCCGTATCACGCCGAGCATAGCAGCATAATGAAAAGCCGCAAGGAACCTTTACTATGGTGCAGCGTAACATCTAGGCAGGTTGCCGACAGGGACATTGACCAATGCACTCACAGGGGTCGTCAACAGTGTTCCTCGCAACGTGCCGATGGGCAGCGGCATCCCTAACAAGCGCCGCCGAATTTCGTGCTGCCGCTGTATTTGCGCCGTTACGAAGGTGGGCTCTGCAGCTTGACGGGCGCTCACCGCGTCGGCCCTTCGTGGAGGCCGAATCTTCCCTCCTCGTTCCCCAGATAGTCGAGTATTTCTTGCAACAGTGCCTCGCGCTGACCGTAGTCCGCCTCCGTCCCCGACCTAAAAATAGACACCAAAGAGTGCGCATTAACTACTTTAAACAAGATATTTCGCGCAGTTAGCCGACACTCACCTGCGGAGAGCTACGCAGTCTTTTGGGACGAACCGTCCGAGCAGCAGGCAGGTGTGCTCGCGCACTGTCCGACTTGTGAATGGCTGGTTTGTTAAATCCTGCATTTTCGCTGATATATGTGTCCACCGCCCTCTGGGCGCGGAAAGGGTTCGCATTTCGCACATACGACAGCATCTCCAGGTCAACTGCAGGGCTAAATTTAACCCGGTTAGTAGTGCCGCCGCATAAGCTCGCGCGACATACTTCGGCCGGAGCCACATCGAAAACTGCGCTCCCATGGAGACGTGATATATCGAAAACCGCCCTCTCCTAGAGAAGCGAGAACACACGTGAACGTCCCGCACAGCCCGTAGAGCCCCGCAGCGGACGCTACGTAGTTTTCGAAAATCTGCGGGCGCTAACAAAAGACAGGGCATGCTCctgcgtactgcgcatgcgcactgtcgACTCCGCTGGTTTTCTGCGTACGCAGAGCTGTTGCGCTCGCCCAACTAAATCTGTCTGTTAATGCGATGGCCTGAAgtggcccgtgtcgcagaaaatctggcgtagcTGTCGGCGTCGGGGGTGTTGCCCAGCCAAGAGAAGCATCcggaaccaccccgaccgcgcagtccCCCCGTGTCGCTCAAGGCGATAGTGAACAAAAATGAATTTCTCAGAGTAATATCCgtcaaaaaatcgtaaagtacgacttaaccacaacctgcagacatgatagcgtcggattgtaatttgaatctacgagaaaacataattctgttacgaggaaagcCCAAGCGCCAACCCCTTTACAGCATTTACACCATAAAACAGCAGCGCGCCCGGGTAGATTACTTGCTTtttagaagcgtgaattgctgtgctagttggttcatgttctaaagcgaaaaaaaacaGCGAAAAACCAGGACGCAGGACCAGAGGGAGGCAAACACACACGCAGTCGCCGAACACAGTCGCCGGCGACTGTGTGTGCGTTTGCCTCCCTCTGGTCCTGCGTCCTGGTTTTTCGCTGGTTTTTTCGCTTTAGATTACTTgctaaaacaccatccagatggcgctcgcgtcctcggcaggtcaaaccgGGACtgagcctgcctaatgcgttttggataTTTGCGCGCCTGGGTGCaacagcaaacaaataataatgtAATAAAGGAAGTCCTAGGGCCCTCCCATTTTGATATAGACGGCTAATATTGCCCCGGTAAAAATGGCTTTCCAGCGATGCATTtggtttaaaagtgaagccgactttgaggGGAACGTTGTAGACTTGGTGTTTGTAaggtggctttcccacgttgcatgttgcagtgaagcctactaatAAAAAATGCGATGGGAGCAGGGCcgaataacgctatcgcgttccactcttaaaggcgatgcttaagtgtcctccaatgaTAGCGACACCAGCGCCGGATTATGAGTGGAAATGGAAAGGGACTATGGGGCCGCTTTCTCGTGAGCGGCTCAGGGGCAGCTTGCGAGCTGAAAAATATCTGTAAACGGTGGCTTCCCTGTGTCTCACCTTTACAGCAACATTCGTAGCAGGGAAGCCGACATCAGCGCTGACGCTCAGCTCCTTTTTCTTCGGCTGAGAAGTGACACAGCAACATGACTCGGTCATGCCGTACACTTGCACAAGGAGCTCGAGGACCACCGAATGCTTGACGAGCCCGTTCGGCCGCTTGTGTCGAAAGCAAGCTACCACCGACGCCCATCCCTCGCATGCTGGGCAACGTTCGGCCAGTGCGCCGCATTTCGCGCACCAGAGCTTGGAGTCGGCCAGGGAACATCCATGCTGCCGTCGCCTGCACGAGGTTCAAATCCAGGTCGTAAGCAAACTGTGGAATCCCTAAAATCCCGACAATTTCATGTGTTTCACACTTCCTCTTTTGCATCGTTCATATGAATTGTCATGGAAAATTATTTCTGGAATATGTCTGCTGTTGCTATAATTGATTAAAGTGAAGCTGTTATAGGCgaggttccaggagatcgtgtccATGTACACCGGAAGTTGGCAacaattttgtggcgtctcgttcagtTGGTATAAACCAAAATTGGGCATGGGAGGGTACGAAtgcatgactaacatgactgataggtgctgacatcaataacgtcacatgcCCTTcaattgataggtcatgacatcaataaaatCACATGCCcttcagttacgtcacgattaacgataataaaatcggGTGTGGCACATACCCGAATTGGGTATGTGAGTATGAGCCAGGAATGTACGGGTATCAGCCTTTGACaaaaaaaatgcttaaccttgcactcagccgcgcaacgcttgaaacagcgaagctgggcgatcgtagcccagccttttccggaagtgcgtgcgaacttttcatcttagtactcatgatgatgataatttcttttagcgcgtctcggacttacggacgtcactgcgcgttgcaaagcgcagcttgcaacacggaaaccacgttccaatgccgacaccgcgttccaggagacccactccgtgaatgcgtctctctctctctctctcgctctcatagcgcgcaaaatctcttcacctcgcagagcacgagcgtacgaacgcgccagctgtggacgaagacgacgacgctcgaacgcaatcatatggtttgcataaatgcatgctctgcaagcgtggttgtatagcctagtggctacaacgctcgccttgggaccatgcgttcgaatcccacctcggcaagaaagtttattttattttctttcttggttgtTTCTTGATGCGCACCAGAAATTACGGCTAGCTAAAACATCAtcgctgttaaagaaaaaaggaagaaaggaagagaggaaagaactaaagaaagagaggaagaaagagaaatagaaagaaGGAAGGTGAGAAAGAAATCACATGTGGCTCAAAGCCGGGTTCAATATGTGGGCATGAcgcgccgagagcaggagcgggagagatctcactgGATCCtcacgctgccgtgcagtgtgccgcggttgtgaacgctgtggctcatacgctagtctatgactatggggcggacttggcgccgCAAGTGCACTAATTGACCATCGTGCCGggcgaaaaaaaaagcttccagCTTCCATCtccacagtagtggaagggctttgAATGGTAACGGATCCTCTCTTTATAGCATTGCTCACTACGATGTTATTCTCTCATATAGGGTCTATCGGGAGGTCTCGCTAGCACTCTCGCGACATTGATACCTCCTTTccgcatttgcgtatttttatgCGATGTATGTCTTTTATTTTGGTAATAAATCTGAAAATGTGTGTTCAGGGAAAATCGTGTATTCCTTGTTCAAGTCAGCAGTCAAAAAAGTCTATAGCAGTGCATTTAGTAAGCACTGATAAATAAGCAGTGCTCAATAACGAGTGCATTTAGAAGAAAGCGTGGTCGAATGCGTTAATCGAGTGCTTATATTACGTCGCTGATAACACTGCCATTTTTCGTGAGAGCACACTTTAGCTCGGGAGCAGTTCCGTTACGAAAAACTACATGTGGAAAACTCCGCTGTTTAAGTAACCACATCCGAGCTTCGTCATTGCGCTTGCTAGAGAAATGTGAGCTCATAGTATCTTCGCTTTAGACGTCACAAAAAAAAGCAACCCTATGTTTGTCGACAGCGTCCATAATTTCCAGCGGGGTAAGGTTGGCCGGCACGACAGCACACGTTGCGCCGTCAAGGACAGCTATCATGCAGTACAGCATACCCACCTGGTGCGTGATAGCGTGCAAGCCAAGAAGGACATCTGGCTCTCCCCAGGGAATGTGCAACCTGCACAGAAAGCAGTGTGAATGaacagcacaccacaacatggcGATGCTTACGTCTACTAATGGAACAGCGAAACGTGCTCGTAGATTTTCAGGCGTTGCTCTTGCAAGGAGAGGCTGCTGCTTCCGTATACGAGAGAACTACTCGGAATACACTAAGCCTGAAAGCAAGAACACCGCTTAAAAAATCACATGGGGAAATGTACCTTCTTTTCAGTAGCTAAACTACTGGCGTGCCGTAGTGCTCGCTGTACTTAACAAGTTAAATGCCAGCTGTAACGCAATGCTGAATCGAGTAAAAAGCCTAACTTCAAATAGCGAAGGTAAAGAGCAGCTCTCTTGCAAACTTCTGCGTTTGAAATTCGAGGTGATGCGTCACGAAAATCTTGCAAAATAGACGTTCTTGATACCAGAACCGAACAAAAAAATGCATATCCCCCGCATACGTAGGAAACGGTCGTAAGCCAAGTTTTCTTGATATTTACAGAAATAGTGAAGCGACTCGATTTCACTCATGATGAAAATCTCGCGCTTATTTTGTTCACTTGACTTCTTCCTCCACACTTGGAAGATTCTGCTTCTGCCTTCTTGCTTACGTCTGCGTAGGAGACTTCAGTAGTTCTTTGTTCCGGCTTCTTCACTTGCTTCTTGATCTGCTCAGCGTGTCAGCGGCCCTGTAGTGACATGGGGCATTCCTGAAGCGAACCGCGCACTAGATAGCATTCGATGTGGAGAGCGTCTTATTTAAAATGGTAAATCAAACTGTGACAACGACGGGACGAAATAGAAACGCACAAGACAGAGTGTCGACTACAACCTGAAGGTTATGTTCGCGCAAGACAGCTTTTATCCCTGTGGaaaggagaaaaagagagagaataaacaagATAATCAGGAAAGAAATCTAAAAATGATCAGCTCAGTCTAGAAACTAATATCCAGCTGGTAAAATTCGACGTACAACGCTAGGCAAGAAATTTATCAATTGCGTAACCCAAGATATGAGTAGCAGCAAAGGCTTTGAAGATTTATCTTTGCTCGTTGCTTGCGACAAGTCCTCAGGATGTCCGCACATTCAAACGTTGGTTCACACTAGCACTTAGCACCGCGGGATGCCATATTGTGGTCTGTTTCTGGAAAACCGTGAACGCTTCTTGGAACCAGAGGATTGTACGGGTGATGCCATCGCAGTGTTTCGCTACGTCGACGACTACCTTGTTACTTTACGATCGACACATGACGATGCCCCCGCAAAAGTTCCCAACATTTTTCGTGCTTTGTGTGCTTCGTTTAGTGGGTCTACCCTGACCAAGTAACTTCCGGGAAAAACGACAACTTAAACCTTGTAATGACACTTCAGACGCATCAGCTCTGCTGGAAGTACGCTCCGCGGTCGTAGACGGGCCTTTTGACATTTTAATCGGGGCATTCCAAGCTAGTAAAACGTGCCAGCATGCGTGCTGCAATAAACAAAGTCATGCTTTGTTCTGGTGTTCATCAAATTCTGTCTAGCTTAAATGCCCATTTACAGCGGCTCTAGACAGCCACGTACCCCGACCAGTTCGTCAGCAGCATGGCAGAGACACTCCTGCACTGTTTACGCGAACGATTCGCCAGCTCAGCCAACTAAATTGACAAGTCCAAGCTTGCAGGGTTATCAcatgttcatggcctttcaccAGACTTCACACGAACGGAAGAAGGCTACAGGATGAGCCAGTGTCACAGTAGTTTTCACAGCCAAGAAGAAACTTGCAGCAATATGCCAGGGCACCCAGTAAGATGTGTGACAGTGGGCACTGACAGCTATTTAGTCTGTGAAAAACAAATGGGGTGTGCCCGGTGCCACTCTCATGTGGTTTGTCTTATATAGGACAAACGTGGCTTTTGGTCAAACGCCGACTGTGTGCGCATGCCAATGGTCTTCGAGGAAAACTGGCAGCATACAGGCACCCACTGTGCTAAGTGAGGGTGCGAACCAGCTTTTGAAGGTGCACGCATCCAGTGGAACTAGCACGGGTAAATCTTCGAAGCCTGTATTATTCATCGGAACGTGGTATCAGCGTCAGATATGTTGGGTTAAGCGATAGAGAAATCGCTTACCTCTTGTTTTACTTCGAACTTTGCCAGCTCGGTAGTAGTTTCTGGTTTGATTTTGTGGTTTTATGTGCGAGGCACTATAGGCGCCCGGGCTAtaggcgtgtaatgtgatctcaggtcgtggtcacgcgcaaaaacagcgTCAGAACAGGTGCAGAATTGATGAAAACCGGTTCAAAATCAACGAACATGATTCAAAACAATGTAAGAGATAGGTATAATTAAGCATTAaccgcattaattagcagaaactcgtgaaaatcttgtaatgtcatctcatgtcgtcgtggtcacgtgcaaaaacaagttctcaaaacagggtcaacgCAAGttcagaattgatcaaaaccagttcaaaataaactaacatcaATCTGAATAATTTAAACGATAGGAATACTCATGAATTAATCGAATTACTTaccagaaattcgttaaaattgcTTATAACTATAATCAGCAAAACCTTTGGCTTCATGtacgtggcggtttcccaccagttatgccttagcacaggtgtcaagaTGGATAATGGATTGCTAagcacaagataaacacaagatAAAACGAGATAagcacaagggaaacaccggccaatcactgcttcgcacttccttagctttcacgttgagtggaactgcattactgccgggtttaccaaggccactgtcccggaccggtacccaatttcattaacttggtaaATACCAAAATTGTCATAATATGATAAGAGTTTATGatgaacacaaatgataggtcatgacatgaatgtagcgaaatacctgtcatgtcatgtaggtcatgaaacagctgcctacgtcttggtgctctcatggtcgtttcgttaacttggtaggtaccaaaattggcctaGTATGGcaagagtggtgtggatcagagagcaaacggggataaccgatattctagttgacattaagcggaacaatagagctgggaaggccatgtaatgcgtaggatgggtaatcggtggaccattagagttacagaatggataccaagagaagggaagcgcagtcgatggcggcagaaaactagtagggttatgaagttagaaaatttgcaggcgcaagtcagCTGGCGCATGACAGGGGCaatttgagatcacagggagaggccttcgtcctgcagtggacataaaaaggctggtgatgatgatggcaagagtgtatgacgaacataaatgatatgtcatgacatgaatgtcatgacatgcgtgtcatgtaggtcatcaaacagccgcctaaaatgataatgacacagcgaaagaatattaaagggatacggacacaaaatctgaaaattttacgaaaatgctgaaaatgaatcctcagtgtgtgattacaccgaaaagaagcagtcacttagctcatttttgagccgatggatTATTTTTGGCGTCTTTGTGAGCGCgtgcctcgccgcccgacccgcgagagttggaaggtgtgacgtcacggcaccctcgtcggatagccagccggccggccgcggtcattcgtagtgcgccgacgccgccatcgcgagcatggattcgagttctggtgcatataccagcgatgagtacacgtctgaagacgaggaccattccaacttggcaagaaatattaccgcttagggttacgagccttccgcatcaatcgacgaagaagagcaggcgacCGTGGAAGtgcggtcaggttttcgcgaaccgtagcgcgaagatt is a window of Dermacentor silvarum isolate Dsil-2018 chromosome 4, BIME_Dsil_1.4, whole genome shotgun sequence DNA encoding:
- the LOC125944868 gene encoding 4-chlorobenzoate--CoA ligase-like encodes the protein MRASSRSALSAIRKKTVLAVCYTSGSTGLPKGAEMTHYSFVACFYTTRLHIPWGEPDVLLGLHAITHQVGMLYCMIAVLDGATCAVVPANLTPLEIMDAVDKHRATAAWMFPGRLQALVREMRRTGRTLPSMRGMGVGGSLLSTQAAERARQAFGGPRAPCASVRHDRVMLLCHFSAEEKGAERQR